Proteins co-encoded in one Pseudomonas fluorescens genomic window:
- the rep gene encoding DNA helicase Rep — MSRLNPRQQEAVNYVGGPLLVLAGAGSGKTSVITRKIAHLIQNCGIRAQYIVAMTFTNKAAREMKERVGTLLRPGEGRGLTVCTFHNLGLNIIRKEHERLGYKPGFSIFDETDVKSLMTDIMQKEYAGDDGVDEIKNMIGAWKNDLILPAQALENARNPKEQTAAIVYTHYQRTLKAFNAVDFDDLILLPVKLFEEHADILEKWQNKVRYLLVDEYQDTNASQYLLVKMLIGKRNQFTVVGDDDQSIYAWRGARPENLMLLKDDYPSLKVVMLEQNYRSTSRILRCANVLISNNPHEFEKQLWSEMGHGDEIRVIRCRNEDAEAERVAMEILSLHLRTDRPYSDFAILYRGNYQAKLIELKLQHHQVPYRLSGGNSFFGRQEVKDLMAYFRLIVNPDDDNAFLRVINVPRREIGSTTLEKLGNYATERKISMYAATDELGLGEHLDSRFTDRLSRFKRFMDKVREQCAGEDPISALRSMVMDIDYENWLRTNSSSDKAADYRMSNVWFLIEALKNTLEKDEDGEMTVEDAIGKLVLRDMLERQQEEEDGAEGVQMMTLHASKGLEFPYVFIMGMEEEILPHRSSIEADTIEEERRLAYVGITRARQTLAFTFAAKRKQYGEIIDCAPSRFLDELPPDDLAWEGNDDTPTEVKAVRGNSALADIRAMLKR, encoded by the coding sequence ATGTCCCGACTCAATCCCCGGCAGCAAGAAGCCGTGAACTACGTCGGCGGCCCTCTATTGGTGCTCGCCGGTGCCGGCTCCGGCAAGACCAGCGTGATCACCCGCAAGATCGCGCACCTGATCCAGAACTGTGGCATTCGCGCCCAGTACATCGTCGCCATGACCTTCACCAACAAGGCCGCGCGCGAGATGAAGGAACGGGTCGGCACCCTGCTGCGTCCAGGTGAAGGTCGCGGCCTGACCGTTTGCACCTTCCACAACCTGGGCCTGAACATCATCCGCAAGGAACATGAACGGCTGGGCTACAAACCCGGTTTCTCGATCTTCGATGAGACCGACGTCAAGTCGCTGATGACTGACATCATGCAGAAGGAATACGCAGGCGACGACGGCGTCGACGAGATCAAGAACATGATCGGCGCCTGGAAAAACGACCTGATCCTGCCGGCCCAGGCCCTGGAAAACGCCCGCAACCCCAAGGAACAGACCGCCGCCATCGTCTACACCCACTACCAGCGCACGCTCAAGGCGTTCAACGCGGTGGACTTCGACGACCTGATCCTGCTGCCGGTAAAACTCTTCGAAGAGCACGCCGACATCCTCGAAAAGTGGCAGAACAAGGTGCGTTACCTGCTGGTCGACGAATACCAGGACACCAACGCCAGCCAGTACCTGCTGGTGAAAATGCTCATTGGCAAGCGCAACCAGTTCACCGTGGTAGGCGACGACGACCAGTCGATCTACGCCTGGCGCGGCGCGCGGCCGGAAAACCTGATGCTGCTCAAGGACGACTATCCGTCCCTGAAAGTGGTGATGCTGGAGCAGAACTACCGCTCCACCAGCCGCATCCTGCGTTGCGCCAACGTGCTGATCTCGAACAACCCGCACGAATTCGAAAAGCAGCTGTGGAGTGAGATGGGCCACGGCGACGAGATCCGCGTGATCCGCTGCCGCAACGAGGACGCCGAAGCCGAGCGCGTGGCCATGGAAATCCTCAGCCTGCACTTGCGCACCGACCGCCCGTACAGCGATTTCGCGATCCTCTATCGCGGTAACTACCAGGCCAAGCTGATCGAGCTGAAACTGCAGCACCACCAGGTGCCGTACCGTTTGAGCGGCGGCAACAGCTTCTTCGGCCGCCAGGAAGTGAAAGACCTGATGGCCTACTTCCGCCTGATCGTGAACCCGGACGACGACAACGCCTTCCTGCGGGTGATCAACGTACCGCGCCGGGAAATCGGCTCGACGACCCTGGAAAAACTCGGCAACTACGCCACCGAACGCAAGATTTCGATGTACGCCGCCACCGACGAACTCGGCCTGGGCGAGCATCTGGACAGCCGCTTCACCGATCGTCTGTCGCGCTTCAAGCGCTTCATGGACAAGGTGCGCGAGCAATGCGCCGGCGAAGACCCGATCTCGGCCCTGCGCAGCATGGTCATGGACATCGACTACGAGAACTGGCTGCGCACCAACAGTTCCAGCGACAAGGCCGCGGACTACCGGATGAGCAACGTCTGGTTCCTGATCGAAGCCTTGAAGAACACCCTGGAAAAAGACGAAGACGGCGAAATGACCGTCGAGGACGCCATCGGCAAACTGGTCCTGCGTGACATGCTGGAACGTCAACAGGAAGAAGAGGACGGCGCCGAAGGCGTGCAGATGATGACCTTGCATGCGTCCAAGGGACTGGAATTCCCTTACGTGTTCATCATGGGCATGGAAGAGGAAATCCTCCCGCACCGCTCCAGCATCGAAGCCGACACCATCGAAGAAGAACGCCGCCTGGCCTACGTGGGCATTACCCGCGCGCGCCAGACCCTCGCGTTCACCTTCGCCGCCAAGCGCAAACAATACGGCGAGATCATCGACTGCGCGCCCAGCCGCTTCCTCGATGAGCTGCCGCCGGACGACCTGGCCTGGGAAGGCAACGACGACACACCGACCGAAGTCAAAGCCGTGCGGGGCAACAGCGCACTGGCTGATATACGCGCGATGTTAAAGCGCTAG
- a CDS encoding xanthine phosphoribosyltransferase, with product MEALHQKIREQGIVLSDQVLKVDAFLNHQIDPALMKLIGDEFASLFKDSGITKIVTIEASGIAPAIMTGLNLGVPVIFARKQQSLTLTENLLSATVYSFTKKTESTVAISPRHLTSSDRVLIIDDFLANGKASQALISIIKQAGATVAGLGIVIEKSFQGGRAELDSQGYRVESLARVKSLKDGVVTFIE from the coding sequence ATGGAAGCATTGCACCAGAAAATCCGCGAACAAGGCATTGTGCTTTCCGACCAGGTCCTGAAGGTCGACGCCTTCCTGAACCACCAGATCGACCCGGCCCTGATGAAGCTGATCGGCGACGAGTTCGCCTCGCTGTTCAAGGATTCCGGCATCACCAAGATCGTCACCATCGAAGCGTCGGGCATCGCCCCGGCGATCATGACCGGTCTGAACCTCGGCGTCCCGGTGATCTTCGCCCGCAAGCAACAGTCCCTGACCCTGACTGAAAACCTGCTGTCGGCAACCGTTTACTCGTTCACCAAGAAGACCGAAAGCACCGTCGCCATCTCCCCGCGTCACCTGACCAGCAGCGACCGCGTGCTGATCATCGACGACTTCCTGGCCAACGGTAAGGCGTCCCAGGCGCTGATTTCGATCATCAAGCAGGCCGGCGCCACCGTCGCGGGCCTGGGCATCGTGATCGAGAAGTCGTTTCAGGGCGGCCGTGCGGAGCTTGATTCGCAGGGTTACCGCGTCGAGTCGCTGGCTCGCGTGAAATCGCTGAAGGATGGCGTGGTTACTTTCATCGAATAA
- a CDS encoding acetyl-CoA hydrolase/transferase family protein codes for MVQLCSIEQAVDDVLARLPAHIHMGLPLGLGKPNPFVNALYRRVAGLPERQLTIYTALCLGRPALGDGLQKRFIEPFVERVFGDYPELEFLADLRRDSLPANIRIEQFFMQPGSLLNSARAQQDYVSSNYSHAARDINAAGLNLVAQLLASSSEHPDRLSLSCNPDITLDLFPMIAKRRAAGETILLVGQVHTELPYMPGDAEVDIDTFDLLIDEKDSSTLFSTPNMPVGFQDHFIGLHASTLVRDGGTLQIGIGSMGDALTAALLARQADNTGYRELLADMNLGQWAQLIEREGGIEPFAKGLYGCSEMFVNGLLVLADAGIIRRKVYPDVQTQEQANAGTLDEAAQTDGISVHGGFFLGPRSFYERLRELPHSKRLEFNMTRISYINELYGQEELKRLQRIDARFINTAFTMTLLGAGVSDQLQDGRVLSGVGGQYNFVAQGHALHDARSILLLRSWRESGGDVSSNIVWEYGHCTIPRHLRDIVVTEYGIADLRGKSDAVVIEALLNISDSRFQQGLIEQAQKVGKLPKDFRLDPRFTDNTPQRLQAIAARHPNLFPEYPLGCDFTEVEKDLLRALNWLKSKFKLTEILELGKAALDAPEASLYPEHLARMQLTHPEGLKEDLFQRLLLSGLKATAQ; via the coding sequence ATGGTGCAGTTGTGTTCGATCGAACAAGCAGTGGACGACGTACTGGCACGGTTGCCGGCGCACATCCACATGGGCCTGCCGCTGGGGCTGGGCAAACCCAATCCCTTCGTCAACGCGCTGTACCGGCGGGTTGCCGGATTGCCTGAACGGCAGCTGACGATCTACACCGCCCTGTGCCTCGGCCGTCCTGCCCTGGGCGATGGTTTGCAAAAGCGCTTCATCGAGCCCTTCGTCGAGCGGGTGTTCGGTGATTACCCGGAGCTGGAGTTTCTTGCTGACCTGCGCCGCGACAGTCTGCCGGCCAACATCCGTATCGAGCAATTTTTCATGCAGCCCGGCAGTCTGCTCAACAGCGCGCGGGCCCAGCAGGATTACGTCAGCAGCAACTACAGCCACGCCGCCCGTGACATCAACGCCGCCGGCCTGAACCTGGTGGCGCAGTTGCTCGCCAGCAGCAGTGAACATCCCGATCGCCTGAGCCTGAGCTGCAACCCGGACATCACCCTCGACCTGTTCCCGATGATCGCCAAACGCCGGGCGGCGGGGGAGACCATACTGCTGGTCGGTCAGGTGCACACGGAGTTGCCGTACATGCCCGGCGACGCCGAAGTGGATATCGACACCTTTGACCTGCTGATCGACGAAAAGGACAGCAGCACACTGTTTTCCACGCCGAACATGCCCGTCGGCTTTCAGGATCACTTCATCGGCCTGCACGCCAGTACGTTGGTGCGCGACGGCGGCACGTTGCAGATCGGTATCGGTTCGATGGGCGATGCGCTGACCGCCGCGTTGCTGGCGCGTCAGGCCGACAATACCGGCTACCGGGAGTTGCTGGCCGATATGAATCTCGGTCAGTGGGCGCAACTGATCGAACGCGAGGGCGGCATCGAGCCGTTCGCCAAAGGCCTTTACGGTTGCAGCGAAATGTTCGTCAACGGCCTGCTGGTACTGGCGGACGCGGGGATCATCCGGCGCAAGGTCTACCCTGACGTGCAGACTCAGGAACAGGCCAACGCCGGCACCCTCGACGAGGCCGCGCAAACCGACGGCATTTCAGTGCACGGCGGTTTCTTCCTCGGACCGCGCAGCTTCTATGAGCGATTGCGCGAACTGCCCCACAGCAAACGTCTTGAATTCAACATGACCCGCATCAGCTACATCAACGAGCTGTACGGTCAGGAAGAGCTCAAGCGCCTGCAGCGCATTGATGCTCGATTCATCAACACCGCATTCACCATGACCCTGCTCGGCGCAGGGGTGTCCGATCAGCTCCAGGATGGTCGGGTGCTCAGCGGCGTCGGCGGGCAGTACAACTTCGTCGCCCAGGGCCATGCGCTGCACGATGCGCGGTCGATCCTGCTGCTGCGCAGCTGGCGCGAATCCGGCGGCGATGTCAGTTCGAACATTGTCTGGGAATATGGCCACTGCACGATTCCACGGCACCTGCGCGACATCGTGGTGACCGAGTACGGCATCGCCGATCTGCGCGGCAAGTCCGATGCAGTGGTGATCGAGGCGTTGCTCAATATCAGCGACTCACGCTTCCAGCAGGGCCTGATCGAGCAGGCGCAGAAGGTCGGCAAGCTGCCGAAGGATTTTCGACTCGATCCGCGCTTTACCGACAACACCCCACAACGCTTGCAGGCGATTGCCGCGCGGCATCCGAACCTGTTTCCGGAGTATCCGCTGGGCTGCGATTTCACTGAGGTCGAGAAGGATCTGTTGCGGGCGCTGAACTGGCTCAAGAGCAAGTTCAAGCTGACCGAGATTCTGGAGCTGGGCAAGGCAGCGCTGGACGCGCCTGAGGCTTCGCTGTATCCGGAGCATCTGGCGCGCATGCAGCTCACCCATCCGGAAGGCCTGAAGGAAGACCTGTTTCAACGGTTGTTGCTCAGTGGCCTGAAGGCCACCGCGCAATAG
- a CDS encoding c-type cytochrome → MKMLAAPATVLALWAVSAQAATNDDIAKRLEPVGQVCVQGQECKGMEVAASAGGGGGAKTPDEVIAKHCNACHGTGLLGAPKIGDAAAWKERADHQGGLDGILAKAITGINSMPPKGTCADCSDDELKGAIQKMSGLK, encoded by the coding sequence ATGAAAATGCTGGCTGCACCAGCAACCGTACTGGCCCTCTGGGCTGTCAGCGCTCAAGCTGCGACGAATGACGACATTGCCAAACGCCTCGAGCCCGTCGGCCAGGTCTGTGTTCAAGGGCAAGAGTGCAAGGGGATGGAAGTCGCTGCTTCGGCGGGCGGCGGTGGCGGCGCCAAGACGCCGGATGAAGTGATTGCCAAACATTGCAACGCTTGCCACGGCACCGGCCTGCTGGGCGCACCGAAAATCGGTGACGCCGCAGCATGGAAAGAGCGCGCCGATCACCAGGGCGGCCTCGACGGCATCCTGGCCAAGGCCATCACCGGTATCAACTCCATGCCTCCGAAAGGCACCTGCGCCGACTGCTCGGATGATGAGCTGAAGGGCGCCATCCAGAAGATGTCCGGCCTGAAGTAA